The following proteins come from a genomic window of Pseudomonas sp. MAG733B:
- a CDS encoding TIGR03571 family LLM class oxidoreductase, translated as MHPRFQRLLGSNGFSIGLELPLDNDWSSDGQRLRIAEDRPFGVPDLKQHAAMARLADQSGFRALWVRDVPVYDPHFGDAAQVFETFSYLGYLAGITDNIMLGTAAVVLPLRQPWLTLKSANSIDELSDGRLLLGVASGDRPMEYPLFGVDYDQRGEIFRETVELLRSQGEGRLPEGARLLPKRDQSAPLLVAGLGQQSPAWIGQHMDGWLAYPGTPDEHRRRVGLWREVGGDKPYVSFVHLDLAANPHAPMRRVRFGGSCGRLALIDELQALREAGVQHVGLHVRRSERPVAEVIEEIAEFVLPKFH; from the coding sequence ATGCATCCGCGATTTCAACGATTACTGGGTTCAAACGGGTTTTCCATCGGATTGGAACTGCCGCTGGATAATGATTGGTCCAGCGATGGTCAACGGCTGCGGATAGCCGAGGACCGCCCCTTTGGTGTGCCTGATTTGAAGCAGCATGCCGCCATGGCGCGCTTGGCCGACCAGTCCGGCTTTCGCGCGCTCTGGGTCCGCGACGTACCGGTTTATGACCCCCACTTCGGCGACGCAGCACAGGTATTCGAAACCTTCTCCTACCTTGGTTATCTGGCCGGCATTACCGACAACATCATGCTGGGTACGGCTGCGGTCGTACTTCCGCTGCGTCAGCCTTGGCTGACCCTCAAGTCGGCCAACAGCATTGATGAGCTAAGTGATGGGCGCCTGCTGCTGGGCGTGGCCAGTGGCGACCGTCCGATGGAATATCCGTTGTTTGGCGTGGATTACGATCAGCGCGGCGAAATCTTCCGCGAGACCGTTGAATTGCTGCGCAGCCAAGGCGAGGGCCGATTGCCCGAAGGGGCACGCTTGCTTCCGAAGCGCGATCAGTCAGCGCCGTTGTTGGTTGCGGGGCTTGGTCAGCAATCTCCAGCGTGGATTGGCCAGCATATGGATGGTTGGCTCGCCTATCCTGGCACGCCGGATGAGCATCGTCGGCGAGTAGGGTTGTGGCGAGAGGTTGGCGGGGATAAACCTTATGTAAGTTTCGTTCACCTGGACTTGGCTGCCAATCCTCATGCGCCAATGCGACGAGTGCGCTTCGGTGGTAGCTGTGGACGGTTGGCATTGATTGACGAACTTCAGGCATTGCGTGAGGCAGGTGTTCAACACGTCGGGCTGCATGTGCGTCGCAGCGAACGGCCGGTCGCAGAGGTTATTGAAGAGATTGCAGAATTCGTGCTGCCGAAGTTTCATTAA